A genomic window from Anopheles ziemanni chromosome X, idAnoZiCoDA_A2_x.2, whole genome shotgun sequence includes:
- the LOC131291166 gene encoding uncharacterized protein LOC131291166, whose amino-acid sequence MAASRLLCPEQLVLVQLLLIQYGTVVRTCNQPVSMLFLDTWIEQQQQQPTSSLWWDERIDAIFAHVDRIDVVNGEHSPGRLDRESLRLRTVRWYSASPGGLCPPSGPPDECHPVDDLEHFRARWSANDYGGYIIYGHLEANALLAYYACLFDPSGTYLLTVDQQLQPDDRPPLLARLRQIWSERGAFRVFVRLRDGELLTFNPFQPPATSTVGYGALVSIASGDPLPSVPANDFHGYPLRIEVFRSVYSNPIVDELRQQRSSASSPTPVDYRGADITTRDVLQQALNFTAMHVPADKDLFGDRQPNGSFSGALGRLVRREVDIVFTGFFIKDYFTRDVEFTASVYSDAVCCLVRKASRIPEALLPLYIFPGDIWALLGLLGVLCALVWGLLRRAIRALYAQRRQSLWSRRHRLAVLFNLDRSMRRATASRQAVQLLIDAFVLLLSAPYQRFTRSGVERLFLAGLLLVSLIFVSLYQSGLSAVFVNPLYYPDVGTLQQLEASGMAIPVKYRGFIDDVFPVNYSRLMTALRARMQYLRVPESMLTRVARLGTVATVTRRSTLALDNAIYMTTRQLHLVPECPRTYNLAYVTPRRSALGERLNRVLLRLAGGGLVDHWIEEMRYEWTLRDRPVVQRMVQSDFKVLTVLDMQFAFYVLAIGLALSAGAIALELLFYSRSRRSVPRALVDAVRMFQR is encoded by the exons ATGGCCGCCAGCCGGCTGCTTTGTCCGGAGCAGCTGGTGTTGGTCCAGCTGCTGCTGATACAATACGGCACTGTTGTACGCACCTGCAATCAACCGGTGAGCATGCTCTTTCTAGACACTTGGatcgaacagcagcagcaacaaccaacTAGTTCCCTGTGGTGGGATGAACGAATTGACGCTATTTTCGCTCACGTCGACCGTATCGACGTGGTGAACGGCGAGCACAGCCCAGGTCGGTTGGATAGGGAGTCGCTGCGCCTCCGCACGGTCCGCTGGTACAGTGCCAGCCCGGGTGGACTCTGCCCTCCCTCGGGCCCTCCGGACGAATGCCATCCAGTGGACGACCTCGAACACTTTCGCGCACGCTGGTCTGCGAACGACTATGGCGGGTATATCATTTACGGTCACCTCGAGGCCAACGCCCTGCTGGCCTACTACGCGTGCCTGTTCGATCCGTCCGGGACGTACCTTCTCACGGTGGACCAGCAGCTGCAGCCGGACGATCGACCGCCCCTGCTCGCCCGGCTCCGGCAGATCTGGTCCGAGCGCGGTGCCTTCCGAGTGTTCGTTCGCCTACGCGACGGAGAACTCCTCACCTTCAACCCCTTTCAACCACCGGCTACTTCGACCGTTGGATATGGCGCACTGGTGTCGATTGCCTCCGGAGACCCGCTGCCCAGCGTACCGGCGAACGATTTCCACGGATACCCACTGCGGATCGAAGTGTTTCGATCGGTGTACAGCAATCCGATCGTGGACGAGTTGCGTCAACAGCGATCCTCGGCCAGCAGTCCCACACCTGTGGACTACCGCGGCGCAGACATAACGACCCGTGACGTGCTTCAGCAGGCGCTCAACTTCACCG CCATGCACGTGCCGGCCGACAAGGATCTGTTCGGCGACCGGCAGCCGAATGGGAGTTTCTCCGGCGCGCTCGGAAGGCTGGTGCGGCGCGAGGTCGACATCGTGTTCACCGGTTTCTTCATCAAGGACTACTTCACGCGCGACGTGGAGTTCACCGCCAGCGTGTACTCGGACGCCGTCTGCTGCCTGGTGCGCAAGGCGAGCCGCATCCCGGAAGCGCTGCTGCCTCTGTACATCTTCCCGGGCGACATCTGGGCGCTGCTCGGCTTGCTCGGTGTGCTGTGTGCGCTGGTGTGGGGCCTGCTGCGCCGGGCCATCCGCGCCCTGTACGCGCAACGCCGCCAGTCGCTGTGGTCACGCCGGCACCGGCTCGCCGTGCTGTTCAACCTGGATCGGAGCATGCGCCGGGCGACGGCCAGCCGGCAGGCCGTGCAGCTGCTGATCGACGCGTTTGTGCTGCTGTTGAGCGCGCCGTACCAGCGCTTCACCCGGTCCGGCGTCGAGCGGCTGTTCCTCGCCGGCCTGCTGCTGGTCAGCCTGATCTTCGTGTCGCTGTACCAGTCGGGCCTGTCGGCGGTGTTCGTCAACCCGCTCTACTACCCGGACGTCGGCACGCTGCAGCAGCTGGAGGCGAGCGGGATGGCGATCCCGGTCAAGTACCGGGGCTTCATCGACGACGTCTTTCCGGTCAACTACAGCCGGCTGATGACGGCACTGCGCGCCCGGATGCAGTACCTGCGCGTGCCGGAGTCGATGCTGACGCGCGTCGCCCGCCTCGGCACCGTCGCCACCGTCACGCGCCGCTCCACGCTCGCCCTCGACAACGCCATCTACATGACCACGCGCCAGCTGCACCTCGTGCCGGAGTGTCCGCGCACGTACAACCTCGCCTACGTCACGCCGCGCCGGTCCGCCCTCGGCGAGCGCCTCAACCGGGTGCTGCTGCGGCTGGCCGGGGGCGGCCTGGTCGACCACTGGATCGAGGAGATGCGCTACGAGTGGACGCTACGCGACCGCCCCGTCGTCCAGCGCATGGTACAGTCCGACTTCAAGGTGCTGACCGTGCTGGACATGCAGTTTGCCTTCTACGTGCTGGCGATCGGGCTCGCCCTAAGCGCCGGCGCCATCGCCCTCGAGCTACTGTTCTACTCCCGCTCCCGTCGATCCGTCCCCCGGGCGCTCGTTGACGCCGTGCGAATGTTTCAACGCTAG